The sequence GCCGAAACAGGATGTCCTCGCTTCCTGAAAACTGAACATTGCGAACCCGCAAACTTTCAGGCCTCCGCCCGCCCCCCTTTGAAGACCCTCCTCGCCTAAAGGCTCCACTCCTTCCCAAACGGAAGTCGGCGGAGATCGAGGTGGTCCTTCGAAATCCGCCGGCTGTTTGTTTTGGGGGGAGAGTTGTCGGAAAGGGGCCCGGGGGGAGGTCTTGCTGACAGGGTTAGACTGGCACAAAATCGGCCAGATTGATATACCGTGATCGCGTCGATAAGTCTTCGTTGTGCTTACCACGTTGCGTGCCATGGCCTTCGATTTGCCTTGTGAAACCCGCCCCGCCGCGGCGGTCTGATAGGTGATGAAGCGGATGATCCTGACGACCGCCCTCGCGGCGATGACCGGCCTGGCCACGGCGCAAACCACCGTCCCCGATCCCCTGGTGGCCCAGGACGGCACCCGGATTGAAACCGCCGCCCAGTGGCGGGAGAAGCGCCGCCCGGAGCTATTGGAGTTCTTCGCGAAGAACATGTACGGCCGCGCTCCGGAACGCCCGAAGGACTTGCTGGTGGAGGTCTTCGACCGCGATCCCCACGCCCTCGGCGACAAGGCCACGCGCCTCCAGATGGCCCTCTATCCGGGCGGCAAGAGCGGCCCGCGCCTCGACCTCCTCGTCTACCTGCCAAACCAGGTGAAGGGCCCGGTGCCCGCCGTGCTCGGCCTGAATTTCTGGGGCAACCAAGCGATCCATCCCGATCCCGGCATCCGCATCACCGAAAGCTGGATCGAGGAAAACCGCCAGACCGAGGGCAACCCACCCAAGGTCCAGAACCACCGCGCCACCGAGGCCTCCCGCGGTCTCAATGCCAAACAATGGCCGGTCGAGCGGATCCTGTCCCACGGCTTCGCCCTCGCCACCATGTACCGCGAGGACGTGGCTCCGGACCACGAGCCCTATTTCTCCACCGGCCTGCAGGCGCTCTATCCGGAATTCCAGAAGGGCGATGAGAACTTCGGCTGCATGGGAGCCTGGGCGTGGTCGCTGAGCCTTGCCCTCGATGCGCTCGAAAAGGAACCGGCGATCGATGCGAAAAAGGTCGCCCTCTTCGGCTGGTCCCGCCTCGGCAAGGCCGCGCTGTGGGCCGGGGCCCGCGACGAACGTTTCGCCGCGGTCATCAGCAATGAATCCGGAGCCGGCGGCGCGAAGCTTTTCCACCGCGGCGTGGGCGAGGACATCGAGCGCCTCAACCGCGTCTTCCCGCACTGGTTCGCCCGCTCGTTCAAACCATACGCCGGCAAGGACACCGAGCTCCCCTTCGACCAGCACCTCGTCCTGTCCCTGATCGCGCCCCGGCCGCTCTACGTCGGCAGCGCGATCGACGACAAGAGCGCCGATGCCGAGGGCGAGTATGCCTCGGTGAAGGCCGCCGGCCCCGTCTACAAGCTGCTGGGCGGCGAGCCGCTGCCCGCCGAAACCTGGCCCGCCGTCGATCAAGCGGTGCTCGGCAAGTCCCTCGCCTACCACGTCCGCACCGGGAAGCACGACGTCCTCGACTTCGATTGGGACCACTACCTCGAGTTCCTCGACCAGCGGTTGAAGTGAACGCATTCCCCTAAAAAGGGATCGGCGGATGTCGAAAGGGGGGACCCTCGACATCCGCCGACCAGCTTTTGGGGGGAGAATCTCTTCTTTGGGGAGAAGCGTGTCCGGGCGTTTGTTAGAGACGAAGCGCGCTGACGACCTCACCATACCCAATTTCGGCCCTAACGATACTACGCGATCGCGTGGGGAGGTGCCTTTTGATGGGGTAAATGTGCTTCGGAAGGTGATGACTTCCGGCCGTTGCACGCGTAAGTGACTGTCATGACACAGGGAGCGGAAGTTTCACGGCGCGGGTTCATTGGCACGGCACTGGCCGGATTGGCGCTGCCGGGAGTGGCGGGAGTGGCCGGGGCCGCCCCGGAGGATGCCAAGCCGGTTTTGTTCCGGAATCCCTTCGTCTATCGCTTCAAGATCGGCGAGCTGGAGGCCTTCTCGATCAGTGATGGCAACCTGCCTTTGCGCGAGGGCCTCGGCCTGATGTGGCCGCAGGAGGACCGCCCGAAAATGAAGGAGCAGATGGAGGCCCACGGCGAAGCGCTCGACAACCTGCCGCTCTACGTGAACCTGCTCGTCATCCGCTCCGGCAACGAGGTCGCCGTGTTCGATGCCGGTTTCGGCAAGGGCAGCAACCCGCAGATCGGCTGGTTCGAGTCCGGTCTGGCGATGGCCGGGATCAAGCCCGAGCAGGTCACCGCCGCCTTCCTCAGCCACGCCCACGCCGACCACCTCAATGGCTTCGTGTCCGGTGGCAAGCCGACCTTTCCCAACGCCGCCTTCTACCTCCTCCCGGAGGAGCTGGCGTTCTGGCGCTCGCCGAACCCGGACTTCACGAAGACCAAGCGCGATCAGAAGCCGATCCCGAACATGATCCGCGAGGTCCGCGCGAACTTCGACATCCTCCAGCCGGTGATGCAGCCGGTGAAGGCCGGCACCGAGCTGTGGGGCGGCAAGGTCGTCGTCGAAGCCGCGCCCGGCCACACCGACGGCCACGCCTGCTTCCGCATCCGCTCCGGCAACGACGAGCTGCTCCACCTGATGGACCTCTCGCACCACGCGCTGCTGATGTTCGCCAACCCGGACTGGACCATCGCCTTCGACCACGACCCGGTGCAGGCCGTCGTCACCCGCAAGAAATTCTGGAGCGAGGCCGCCGCCAAGCGCACCCGCTGCTTCGGCTTCCACCTCCCGTGGCCCGGCCTCGGCCGCATCGTCCCGGACGGCCCAAACTATCGCTGGTGGGCCGAGAAATGGACGTGGATGGGGTGAAGCCCCCCCCGCTTTTCCGGTTTCCCGCGGGCCGTCCGCTGTCCCAAACTCCCCGCATGCGAGAGGACAGCCGCCGGTGGATCGAGGGTGACCGGGCCCATTGCTGGCACCCCTTCACCCGCCAGGCCGAGTGGTGCCGGGAGGAGCCGCTGGTGCTGGTCCGCGGCGAGGGCGTGTGGCTGTGGGATTCCGAGGGCCACCGCTACTTCGATGGCAATTCCTCGATCTGGACCAACATCCACGGCCACCGCCACCCGCGGCTCGATGCCGCGATCCGCGCCCAGCTCGAGGACGTGGCCCACACCTCCTACCTCGGCTTCGCCAACCCCCGCGCCTCGGAGCTGGCGGCACGCCTCACCGCCCTCTTTCCCAGCGGCACGCTGGAGCGCGTGTTCTTCTCCGACGATGGCTCGACCGCCATCGAATGCGCGGTGCGGATGGCCCTGCAATACCGGCTGAACCGCGGCGAGGACACGCGCACCGGTTTCATCGCTTTCGAAAACGGCTACCACGGCGACACCCTCGGAGCCGCCTCGCTCGGCGGGGTCGGCCGCTTCACCGGCCTGATGCAGCGCTTCGGCCTCGATGTCCGCCGTGTGTCGTCGATGGCCGAGCTCGAAGCCACTCCCACGGAATGGAGCAATCATATCGCCGCCGTGATCGTGGAACCCCTGATCCAAGGCGTGAACGAGATGCGGCCGTGGCCCGCGGGCATGCTCGCCGCGCTCCGCCGCTGGTGCGATGC comes from Luteolibacter sp. LG18 and encodes:
- the bioA gene encoding adenosylmethionine--8-amino-7-oxononanoate transaminase — encoded protein: MREDSRRWIEGDRAHCWHPFTRQAEWCREEPLVLVRGEGVWLWDSEGHRYFDGNSSIWTNIHGHRHPRLDAAIRAQLEDVAHTSYLGFANPRASELAARLTALFPSGTLERVFFSDDGSTAIECAVRMALQYRLNRGEDTRTGFIAFENGYHGDTLGAASLGGVGRFTGLMQRFGLDVRRVSSMAELEATPTEWSNHIAAVIVEPLIQGVNEMRPWPAGMLAALRRWCDARGVHLILDEVMTGFGRTGRMFACQHEDVVPDFLCVAKGLTGGYLPMAATLTSGAVYDAFLGGADKAFYYGHSYTANPLGCAVALASLDVFEEDRVLETLQPKIARMAELLAGLKERSPLVHEIRQRGFIAGIELRQPDGSRFPADARTGEAVCRAAWSHGLLTRPILDTIVLMPPLATTEDELAFAVDALEKAIAQCG
- a CDS encoding acetylxylan esterase; protein product: MKRMILTTALAAMTGLATAQTTVPDPLVAQDGTRIETAAQWREKRRPELLEFFAKNMYGRAPERPKDLLVEVFDRDPHALGDKATRLQMALYPGGKSGPRLDLLVYLPNQVKGPVPAVLGLNFWGNQAIHPDPGIRITESWIEENRQTEGNPPKVQNHRATEASRGLNAKQWPVERILSHGFALATMYREDVAPDHEPYFSTGLQALYPEFQKGDENFGCMGAWAWSLSLALDALEKEPAIDAKKVALFGWSRLGKAALWAGARDERFAAVISNESGAGGAKLFHRGVGEDIERLNRVFPHWFARSFKPYAGKDTELPFDQHLVLSLIAPRPLYVGSAIDDKSADAEGEYASVKAAGPVYKLLGGEPLPAETWPAVDQAVLGKSLAYHVRTGKHDVLDFDWDHYLEFLDQRLK
- a CDS encoding MBL fold metallo-hydrolase, with protein sequence MTQGAEVSRRGFIGTALAGLALPGVAGVAGAAPEDAKPVLFRNPFVYRFKIGELEAFSISDGNLPLREGLGLMWPQEDRPKMKEQMEAHGEALDNLPLYVNLLVIRSGNEVAVFDAGFGKGSNPQIGWFESGLAMAGIKPEQVTAAFLSHAHADHLNGFVSGGKPTFPNAAFYLLPEELAFWRSPNPDFTKTKRDQKPIPNMIREVRANFDILQPVMQPVKAGTELWGGKVVVEAAPGHTDGHACFRIRSGNDELLHLMDLSHHALLMFANPDWTIAFDHDPVQAVVTRKKFWSEAAAKRTRCFGFHLPWPGLGRIVPDGPNYRWWAEKWTWMG